GCGCCACATGTTTTTCTTCGAAGGGGCCTACGAGCTGCGCGGGCTGATCCACCGGGTTGCCGCGGTGGTGCTCCTGGCGGCGTCGGTGTTTCATGTGTTCTACGTGCTGTTCAGCGTGCGCGGCAACAGCGACCTTCGGCGCATGGTGGTCTGGATCGACGACATCCGCCAGGCGTTCGCCATGCTGAGTTTCAACCTTGGACGCAGCGGCGAGCCGCCCCGTTTCGACCGTTTCAATTTCATCGAGAAATTCGAGTACTACGCCGCGGCCTGGGGCAGCGCGATCATGCTGGCCACCGGGGCCTGCCTCTGGTTCCCGGTCCAGGCTACGCTGGTGTTCCCGCGGCCCGTGCTCGACATCATCCGTGTGATCCACGGCTTCGAGGCGATCCTGGCTTTCCTGGCGGTGATCATCTGGCACATGTACAACGTGCACCTGAACCCGGAGGTGTTCCCGATGAGCCGGGTCTGGATGAACGGCCGCATGGAGCTGGAGCACCTGGCCGAGCACCACCCGCTGGAGTTCGAGCGCATGCTGCGGCACATCCCGGCGGATAT
This genomic stretch from bacterium harbors:
- a CDS encoding cytochrome b/b6 domain-containing protein, producing MSAREDEYADRLVEHEGRLYYQRFSVVQRVQHILLFSSFFALIATGMPLLFAGSPLVRHMFFFEGAYELRGLIHRVAAVVLLAASVFHVFYVLFSVRGNSDLRRMVVWIDDIRQAFAMLSFNLGRSGEPPRFDRFNFIEKFEYYAAAWGSAIMLATGACLWFPVQATLVFPRPVLDIIRVIHGFEAILAFLAVIIWHMYNVHLNPEVFPMSRVWMNGRMELEHLAEHHPLEFERMLRHIPADMAGRVRAQMGVHFPSGPTVSGAVTT